One Thermoanaerobacter pseudethanolicus ATCC 33223 DNA window includes the following coding sequences:
- a CDS encoding segregation and condensation protein A, with translation MYNVKLEVFEGPFDLLFHLIEKNEIDLMDIPISVILDQYMEYIKTLQEMDLNVASEFIVMAATLLEIKSKMLLPKQKFEGQQLEMEEVDPREELVTKLIEYKKYKIIAQTFKEMCKIGSRFFREEPEVKYIDKKIAFNYSSEDIYKAYLKVISKNNAKEDEIEIKKDEYTVESKIKELLVKLVKKTVLWFSEFIKKSRAKGEIIVSFIAVLELVRLNKIIAEQKTTYGDILIKSFGRGEKNEQ, from the coding sequence ATGTACAACGTAAAATTAGAAGTGTTTGAAGGACCTTTTGATTTACTTTTTCACCTTATAGAAAAAAATGAAATTGATTTGATGGATATCCCGATTTCAGTTATTTTAGATCAATATATGGAATATATTAAAACTTTGCAGGAAATGGATTTAAATGTGGCATCAGAATTTATTGTAATGGCAGCTACTTTATTAGAAATTAAATCTAAAATGTTACTTCCCAAACAGAAGTTTGAGGGACAACAATTGGAAATGGAAGAAGTAGACCCAAGAGAAGAATTGGTAACTAAATTGATTGAGTACAAGAAATATAAAATTATTGCCCAGACTTTTAAAGAAATGTGCAAAATTGGTTCTCGTTTTTTTAGAGAAGAGCCTGAAGTAAAATACATAGATAAAAAAATTGCTTTTAACTACTCTAGTGAAGATATATATAAGGCGTATCTTAAAGTTATTTCAAAAAATAATGCCAAAGAAGATGAAATAGAAATAAAAAAAGATGAATATACTGTAGAGAGTAAGATTAAAGAGTTATTAGTGAAATTGGTAAAAAAAACTGTCCTTTGGTTTAGTGAATTTATTAAGAAAAGTCGGGCAAAAGGAGAAATTATTGTATCTTTTATTGCTGTTTTAGAGTTAGTGAGATTAAATAAAATTATAGCAGAACAAAAGACTACTTATGGGGATATACTTATTAAATCCTTTGGGAGAGGAGAAAAAAATGAGCAATGA
- a CDS encoding NfeD family protein has product MRSRVGTFVIFLITALLFFSLFTNVSGLPKEKGEVLFVPIRGTVDPGMAKFVKRAVEEAKETEAALLVFEINTPGGLVDAAVEISQTILNSPVPTAAYVNSQATSAGVLIAISCENLYMAPGSTIGAAETVPKEEKTISYWRSKLEGAAERRGRDPRIVAAMADADVEIEGLKERGKILSLTAKKALELKLADGIAADRKELLTVLGVGDRDVKEVKPFFSERIASFVTSPFVAPMFLTIGFIGIITEVLTPGFGAPGLIGIISLVLFFAGHMIAELAGWESVIFFLAGLILLTVEALMPGFGVFGLLGITGIITGIVTASATVKQGLITVTISMVVSMVILAFLIRRLARSPLFDRLVLFSRLDKSSGYSATEERHELIGRTGVTITPLRPAGIADFDGIKLDVVSDGKFIEAGERVRVVRVEGIRIVVDQDSLK; this is encoded by the coding sequence GTGAGATCCAGGGTAGGAACTTTTGTTATTTTTCTAATTACGGCTTTATTGTTTTTTTCGCTTTTTACAAACGTTTCAGGTTTGCCGAAGGAAAAGGGAGAAGTCCTTTTCGTACCAATAAGGGGCACGGTGGACCCTGGCATGGCCAAATTTGTAAAGAGGGCCGTTGAAGAAGCAAAGGAAACAGAAGCAGCCCTTTTGGTTTTCGAAATAAATACGCCCGGGGGGCTGGTGGATGCCGCCGTTGAGATAAGTCAGACCATTCTGAACTCCCCCGTGCCGACGGCGGCCTATGTCAACAGCCAGGCCACGTCGGCGGGAGTGCTGATTGCCATTTCCTGCGAAAACCTATACATGGCTCCCGGCTCCACAATAGGCGCGGCGGAGACGGTACCCAAAGAAGAGAAAACCATATCCTACTGGAGGTCGAAGCTGGAAGGTGCTGCGGAGAGAAGAGGAAGGGACCCAAGGATTGTTGCGGCTATGGCCGATGCCGATGTGGAAATAGAGGGTTTAAAGGAAAGGGGAAAAATTCTTTCCCTTACCGCTAAAAAAGCTCTGGAACTGAAACTGGCCGACGGTATCGCCGCCGACAGGAAGGAACTCCTGACCGTCCTTGGAGTCGGTGACAGGGACGTAAAAGAGGTAAAGCCATTTTTTTCAGAGAGGATTGCCAGCTTCGTGACCAGCCCCTTTGTGGCTCCGATGTTCCTCACTATTGGGTTCATAGGGATTATCACCGAAGTCCTGACCCCGGGTTTCGGGGCACCCGGTCTTATCGGTATAATCTCCCTGGTGCTGTTTTTCGCTGGTCACATGATAGCAGAACTTGCCGGCTGGGAATCGGTCATATTCTTTCTGGCCGGCCTGATCCTGCTCACCGTCGAAGCCCTGATGCCGGGGTTTGGCGTTTTCGGGTTGCTGGGCATAACAGGTATAATCACTGGTATAGTAACGGCTTCGGCCACCGTGAAGCAGGGTCTTATAACAGTCACCATATCCATGGTGGTAAGCATGGTCATCCTCGCCTTCCTCATCAGGAGGCTGGCCCGGTCGCCGCTTTTCGACCGGCTGGTGCTCTTTTCGCGGCTGGATAAATCTTCGGGATACTCCGCCACTGAGGAAAGACATGAATTGATAGGGCGTACGGGAGTGACGATTACCCCGCTCAGACCCGCCGGCATAGCTGATTTCGACGGCATTAAACTGGACGTGGTGTCCGACGGAAAATTTATAGAAGCCGGCGAGAGGGTAAGGGTGGTAAGGGTCGAAGGCATCAGGATCGTGGTCGATCAGGATTCATTAAAATAA
- the spoVAE gene encoding stage V sporulation protein AE — MDYIKAFLMGGLICAIAQILIDKTKLTPARILVTYVTLGAILGGLGVYKKLIDIGGAGATIPLLGFGNSLAQGVIKAVEKDGLIGVFTGGLTATAGGISAAVFFGYIFSLIFNSKTKK; from the coding sequence ATGGATTATATAAAAGCGTTTTTAATGGGAGGTTTGATTTGTGCTATTGCACAAATTTTGATTGATAAGACTAAATTAACTCCTGCAAGAATATTAGTAACATATGTAACATTAGGAGCAATACTTGGAGGTCTTGGAGTTTATAAAAAATTGATAGATATAGGTGGTGCAGGAGCTACAATACCCCTTTTGGGCTTTGGAAATTCTCTTGCCCAAGGTGTAATAAAAGCTGTTGAGAAAGATGGATTGATTGGAGTTTTTACAGGAGGATTGACAGCCACTGCCGGAGGAATTTCTGCTGCAGTATTTTTTGGGTACATTTTTTCTTTAATTTTTAATTCAAAGACTAAGAAATAA
- a CDS encoding DUF2953 domain-containing protein codes for MKYLSVVFIILIFLILLYFLPLKIKIKANKEEKNISLEIVTNIFFVNFLTFKLQKEPEKEELYFKIFGIQILKSAGTKKLERTKKERKFSTLDIGYKDFFKIIEFLKDVLKDTIVYKFYLNLKIGLEDAAWTAILNGSLWGIIYTALMPIYNNATFTNAPEVYITPYYGQNKLEGNLICIFKITCGNIIINGIKFLGSLNGR; via the coding sequence ATGAAATATTTGTCTGTTGTTTTTATAATCCTTATTTTTTTGATTTTACTGTATTTTTTACCTCTTAAAATTAAAATAAAAGCGAATAAAGAGGAGAAAAATATTTCCCTGGAAATAGTAACTAATATATTTTTTGTAAATTTTTTGACCTTTAAATTACAGAAAGAGCCCGAAAAAGAGGAATTGTATTTTAAAATTTTTGGCATCCAGATACTTAAAAGTGCAGGAACAAAAAAATTAGAGAGAACTAAAAAAGAGAGAAAATTTTCGACTTTAGATATAGGATATAAAGATTTTTTTAAGATTATAGAATTTTTAAAAGATGTGCTAAAAGATACTATTGTTTATAAATTTTATTTAAATTTAAAAATTGGCTTAGAAGATGCAGCTTGGACTGCTATCTTGAACGGCTCTTTATGGGGAATAATATATACAGCTCTTATGCCGATATATAATAATGCTACTTTTACTAATGCACCGGAGGTTTATATCACACCTTACTATGGTCAGAATAAGTTAGAAGGAAATTTAATTTGCATATTTAAAATAACCTGTGGTAATATTATTATTAATGGAATAAAGTTTTTGGGTAGTTTAAATGGGAGGTGA
- a CDS encoding CCA tRNA nucleotidyltransferase codes for MRIEVNGIDLIKLLKEISSKTKIKSYIVGGVVRDFLLGVKNLDIDVVVEGDGIKFAYTLLSYLKGDIVVYEAFRTATLSYDGFSIDVISARKEYYERSAALPTIEFSNIYDDMARRDFTINTLAYDVIEGKILDYFNGLEDLKKGLVRVLHSKSFIDDPTRIFRAIRYATRYAFEIEKKTHNLMKESIENIRLLSADRIRNEIFLILKEIKAKEMIDKFISYGIDKVIFDGITLNTRNLDRVDANLEVELYRFLVLFYYLKESDINKIEKRLRVNKIYLKALKDLVFLREQLNCQNKNIRKIRETIEETKEEVLRAIEVMEGEKAEKIIKGKLTVKGKDIKNLGLPPSPLYGELMDNVFEAKINGIIATRDEEIAFLKKLIEKLKKGE; via the coding sequence TTGCGTATAGAGGTTAACGGAATAGATTTAATTAAACTGCTGAAGGAAATTTCTTCAAAAACAAAAATTAAATCTTATATTGTAGGTGGAGTGGTAAGAGACTTTTTATTAGGGGTTAAAAACCTTGATATTGATGTAGTAGTGGAAGGAGACGGTATTAAGTTTGCCTATACATTGCTTTCTTATTTAAAAGGTGATATTGTAGTGTATGAAGCTTTTAGGACTGCTACTTTAAGTTATGACGGTTTTTCTATTGATGTTATATCTGCTCGTAAAGAGTATTATGAACGTTCTGCTGCACTGCCAACAATCGAATTTTCAAATATATACGATGACATGGCAAGAAGAGATTTTACTATAAATACTTTGGCTTATGATGTAATAGAAGGAAAAATTTTAGACTATTTTAACGGACTAGAGGATTTGAAAAAGGGTTTAGTTAGAGTCCTTCATTCTAAAAGTTTTATTGATGACCCTACCAGAATATTTAGAGCTATAAGATATGCTACTAGATATGCTTTTGAGATTGAAAAAAAGACACACAATTTGATGAAGGAATCAATAGAAAATATTAGACTTTTGTCTGCTGATAGAATAAGGAATGAGATCTTTTTAATTTTGAAAGAAATTAAAGCCAAAGAGATGATTGATAAATTTATTTCTTACGGTATTGATAAAGTTATTTTTGATGGAATTACACTTAATACTCGAAATCTCGATAGAGTGGATGCAAATTTAGAAGTTGAATTATACAGATTTTTAGTGCTTTTTTACTACCTAAAAGAGAGTGATATTAATAAAATTGAAAAGAGGTTGCGAGTAAATAAAATTTATCTCAAAGCTTTAAAAGACTTGGTTTTTTTAAGAGAGCAACTCAATTGCCAAAATAAAAATATCAGAAAAATAAGAGAAACTATAGAAGAAACAAAAGAGGAAGTTTTAAGAGCTATTGAAGTAATGGAAGGAGAAAAAGCCGAAAAAATTATAAAAGGTAAATTGACTGTAAAGGGAAAAGACATAAAAAATTTAGGACTTCCTCCCAGTCCTTTATATGGGGAATTAATGGATAATGTGTTTGAGGCGAAAATTAATGGAATTATTGCTACAAGAGATGAAGAAATTGCATTTTTGAAAAAACTGATAGAAAAATTAAAGAAAGGAGAATAA
- the floA gene encoding flotillin-like protein FloA (flotillin-like protein involved in membrane lipid rafts): MTEFIFLLVVIGLIFVFLSVILSFIPLGLWISALAAGVKIGIFTLVGMRLRRVPPDKIVKPLIKAIKAGQDVEINKLEAHYLAGGNVDKVIDALIAAQRANISLEFERAAAIDLAGRDVLHAVQMSVNPKVIETPVVAAVAKDGIEVKVKARVTVRANIDRLVGGAGEETIIARVGEGIVTTVGSSNSHKEVLENPDSISRTVLNKGLDAGTAFEILSIDIADVDVGRNIGARLQIDQAEADKRIAQAKAEERRAMAVAREQEMKAMVQEMRAKVVEAEAEVPKAMAEALRTGKIGVMDYYNMRNVIADTMMRESFSKLGQERQQEEKE; encoded by the coding sequence TTGACAGAATTCATATTTTTGCTGGTAGTAATCGGTTTAATTTTCGTTTTCTTATCGGTTATTTTAAGTTTCATACCTCTGGGTCTTTGGATCTCGGCCTTGGCGGCGGGAGTTAAAATCGGTATTTTTACCCTCGTAGGCATGAGATTAAGGCGCGTTCCGCCGGATAAGATAGTGAAACCGCTGATCAAAGCCATCAAAGCAGGGCAGGATGTGGAAATAAACAAGCTTGAGGCCCATTACCTGGCCGGGGGTAATGTGGACAAGGTCATAGATGCCTTGATAGCGGCCCAGAGGGCGAACATCTCCTTGGAGTTCGAGAGGGCGGCGGCCATAGACCTGGCGGGGCGGGATGTGCTGCACGCCGTTCAGATGAGTGTAAACCCTAAGGTCATCGAGACTCCGGTAGTAGCTGCTGTAGCCAAGGATGGCATCGAGGTGAAGGTAAAAGCACGGGTTACCGTGAGGGCTAATATCGACCGGTTGGTGGGCGGTGCCGGTGAGGAGACCATAATAGCCCGTGTGGGCGAGGGTATTGTTACTACCGTGGGCTCATCCAATAGCCATAAAGAAGTGCTGGAAAACCCGGACTCTATTTCAAGGACTGTGCTGAATAAGGGTCTTGATGCCGGAACCGCCTTTGAGATTTTATCAATAGACATTGCTGACGTGGATGTGGGAAGGAATATCGGTGCGCGGCTTCAGATCGATCAGGCCGAAGCCGATAAGCGGATTGCCCAGGCCAAAGCCGAGGAGCGAAGGGCTATGGCCGTGGCGAGAGAACAGGAAATGAAAGCTATGGTTCAGGAAATGAGGGCGAAGGTGGTCGAGGCGGAGGCCGAAGTTCCCAAGGCTATGGCCGAAGCTCTGCGCACCGGAAAGATCGGAGTTATGGACTATTACAACATGAGAAACGTTATAGCCGATACCATGATGAGGGAATCCTTCTCAAAACTGGGGCAGGAGAGGCAGCAGGAGGAAAAAGAATAA
- a CDS encoding site-2 protease family protein: MIDFIDFLYRIPALLIAMSFHEFSHGYVADKLGDPTPRQSGRLTLNPLAHIDPIGLLMLWLLRFGWAKPVPINPLYFRDRKKGVLLVSLAGPLSNVLLAIVSRILMIAFKDVPILYPLLYLLYIYNLVFAVFNIIPVPPLDGSKVLWSLLPPREAYMISQYEMYGQVILLLLVFTGVIGQIMGPLMNALDSFITLILKPFGV, translated from the coding sequence TTGATAGATTTTATAGATTTTTTATATAGAATACCTGCACTTCTTATTGCGATGAGTTTCCACGAATTTAGTCATGGTTATGTGGCAGATAAATTGGGGGACCCTACTCCAAGGCAAAGTGGTAGGCTTACATTAAATCCGTTGGCTCATATTGACCCCATTGGTCTTTTAATGCTTTGGCTTTTAAGGTTTGGGTGGGCGAAACCTGTTCCTATTAATCCTTTATATTTTAGAGATAGAAAAAAAGGTGTATTGCTTGTATCTTTAGCAGGCCCTCTTTCCAACGTCTTGTTGGCTATCGTTTCTCGAATATTGATGATAGCATTTAAAGATGTCCCAATATTGTATCCACTTTTATATCTATTGTACATTTACAATTTAGTTTTTGCTGTTTTCAATATAATACCTGTGCCGCCTTTGGATGGTTCAAAAGTATTGTGGAGTTTATTACCCCCAAGAGAAGCTTATATGATTTCTCAATATGAAATGTATGGGCAGGTTATTTTGCTCCTTCTTGTTTTCACTGGGGTTATAGGACAAATTATGGGGCCTCTTATGAATGCTTTGGACTCTTTTATAACTCTTATTTTAAAGCCTTTTGGGGTGTGA
- the ytfJ gene encoding GerW family sporulation protein, with the protein MSDHPIDALMKTTMESLKDMIDVNTIVGDAVETPDGTIIIPISRVTFGFAAGGGEINLPKNDKKGTEQDSSQSMPFAGGSGAGVSVQPVAFMVVGQGQIRLLPVTQSAMLERIIDLTPKLIEEIQNLFNKSKSTKKTQNPIINNNVDI; encoded by the coding sequence ATGAGTGACCACCCAATCGATGCTTTGATGAAAACGACCATGGAAAGCTTAAAAGACATGATAGATGTCAATACAATAGTAGGAGATGCTGTAGAAACTCCTGATGGAACGATAATAATCCCTATTTCCCGTGTGACCTTTGGCTTTGCCGCTGGAGGCGGTGAAATTAACTTGCCAAAGAATGATAAAAAAGGTACAGAACAAGATTCATCTCAAAGCATGCCATTTGCAGGTGGCAGTGGTGCAGGGGTTTCTGTACAACCTGTTGCCTTTATGGTGGTTGGACAAGGGCAAATCAGACTCTTGCCAGTTACTCAAAGTGCTATGTTAGAGAGAATAATAGACTTGACGCCTAAATTGATAGAAGAAATACAAAACTTGTTCAATAAAAGTAAGTCGACAAAAAAGACACAAAATCCAATAATAAATAACAATGTTGATATTTAA
- a CDS encoding dicarboxylate/amino acid:cation symporter, giving the protein MKVKFGIATKIFIALIVGVFVGLLLTPAPDVASTYIKPFGELFLNLIRMMVVPLVLSSLIVGTASLGDVKKLGRIGAKTIAYYLLTTALAITIGIILANIIKPGTGITLPVEEVEIKGEPPLITPADLVPSNPVKAMAEGNMLQIIVFAIFLGIAITLVGEKGKPVLDFFNSLAEISYKIVWIIMEYYAPIGVFALIVPVVADHGPSLLLPLGKLIITGYLGFAIQLFMVYSALVWIFTRMNPVKFFKSAAPAMLTAYTTSSSSGTLPVTMEVTEKKLGVSKSICSFVLPLGATINMDGTALHLGISVLFTAQLYGVELSLSQQLAVLLTATMFSIGTAGVPGVSIFFLPAILQTVGLPLGSIALIAGIDRILDMGRTLVNVTGDMAGSVVIAATEKELNRT; this is encoded by the coding sequence GTGAAAGTGAAGTTTGGCATCGCAACCAAAATCTTTATCGCTCTAATTGTCGGTGTCTTTGTCGGCCTTTTACTTACACCGGCTCCCGATGTGGCCAGTACTTACATTAAACCCTTTGGAGAGCTGTTCCTCAACCTCATCAGAATGATGGTAGTGCCGCTGGTCCTTTCCTCGCTGATAGTGGGAACGGCCAGCCTCGGCGATGTTAAGAAATTGGGTAGAATAGGAGCCAAGACTATTGCATATTACCTCCTCACCACCGCCCTTGCCATAACCATTGGCATCATTCTGGCCAATATCATTAAGCCCGGCACGGGTATAACGCTGCCTGTGGAGGAAGTGGAGATCAAAGGAGAGCCTCCTTTGATAACTCCTGCGGATCTCGTCCCGTCAAACCCGGTAAAGGCAATGGCCGAAGGCAATATGCTCCAGATCATAGTGTTTGCCATCTTCTTGGGAATAGCCATTACCTTAGTCGGTGAAAAGGGCAAACCGGTCCTAGACTTCTTCAACAGCCTAGCTGAGATCAGTTATAAAATAGTCTGGATAATCATGGAGTACTACGCACCCATAGGCGTTTTTGCACTTATTGTACCCGTAGTTGCCGATCACGGTCCATCGCTACTCCTTCCTCTGGGGAAGCTAATAATAACGGGCTACCTGGGTTTTGCCATCCAACTCTTTATGGTATACTCCGCTCTGGTCTGGATATTTACCAGGATGAACCCTGTCAAATTCTTTAAAAGCGCCGCACCGGCGATGCTGACGGCCTACACCACCAGCAGCAGTTCGGGGACCCTGCCGGTCACCATGGAGGTGACGGAAAAGAAGCTGGGCGTTTCAAAGTCCATCTGCAGTTTTGTGTTGCCGCTGGGTGCCACTATTAACATGGACGGTACCGCCCTTCACCTGGGGATCTCCGTTCTGTTCACCGCCCAGCTTTACGGCGTCGAGCTCTCGCTTTCGCAACAGTTGGCAGTACTACTGACCGCCACTATGTTTTCCATAGGGACTGCCGGAGTCCCCGGCGTGAGCATCTTTTTCCTCCCAGCGATACTGCAGACGGTGGGTCTGCCTCTGGGGAGCATAGCACTCATAGCGGGAATAGACCGCATCCTGGACATGGGCAGGACCTTGGTCAACGTGACGGGTGATATGGCCGGTTCGGTGGTGATAGCCGCTACCGAAAAGGAACTTAACCGAACTTAA
- a CDS encoding D-alanyl-D-alanine carboxypeptidase family protein: MKKFVLYLFILLYFMSSVKVYAESYPSISAKAAIVMDQETGRVLYEKNPHEKLPMASTTKIMTLLVALEKGNLNDIVTVSKRAASVGGSSIWLSPGEKIDMESLLYGLMLNSGNDAATAIAEHIGGSVENFIEIMNQKAREIGAYNTHFVTPSGLDIGIDDHYTTAYDLALITRYAFRYPKFAEIVSTKEKTIPWEGREWDRYLRNKNKLLWIYEGADGVKTGFTNKAGRCLVSSASREGRRFIAVVLNSPPMWEDSMKILDYAFSKYKPYKVLEKGELIKKIKVEGGKENSVSVVSERECIIPALEDEKQDVNLEFHFPKSVKAPVEKGEKIGYVTVKIGEEKICDVNCVALKKVEQEDFGYNFQKIIKNWLKVLNPS; this comes from the coding sequence ATGAAAAAATTTGTGCTTTATCTTTTTATTTTGCTGTATTTTATGTCTTCTGTAAAAGTGTATGCTGAGAGCTATCCTTCTATCTCTGCTAAAGCAGCAATTGTAATGGACCAAGAGACAGGGAGAGTGTTATATGAAAAAAATCCTCATGAAAAGCTGCCAATGGCAAGCACCACAAAAATAATGACTTTATTGGTGGCTTTAGAAAAAGGTAATTTAAATGATATTGTAACTGTCAGCAAGAGGGCTGCAAGTGTTGGAGGTTCGTCTATTTGGCTTTCGCCAGGAGAAAAAATTGATATGGAAAGCTTGCTTTATGGACTTATGCTAAACTCAGGGAACGATGCTGCCACAGCTATTGCAGAACATATAGGTGGTAGTGTAGAAAATTTTATCGAAATTATGAACCAAAAAGCAAGGGAAATAGGGGCATATAATACACATTTTGTGACACCTTCTGGTTTAGATATTGGTATTGATGACCATTATACTACCGCTTATGATTTAGCCTTAATAACGAGGTATGCTTTTAGATATCCTAAATTTGCAGAGATTGTATCAACAAAAGAAAAGACAATTCCTTGGGAAGGGAGAGAATGGGATAGATATTTGAGGAATAAAAATAAGCTCTTATGGATATACGAAGGAGCAGATGGAGTAAAAACTGGATTTACTAATAAAGCAGGTAGGTGTCTTGTATCTTCTGCTTCAAGAGAGGGAAGGAGATTTATTGCAGTTGTTTTAAATAGTCCTCCTATGTGGGAAGATTCCATGAAAATATTAGATTATGCTTTTTCAAAGTACAAACCCTATAAAGTTTTAGAAAAAGGGGAATTAATTAAGAAGATAAAAGTAGAAGGTGGAAAAGAAAATAGTGTATCGGTTGTAAGTGAGAGAGAATGTATCATTCCGGCATTAGAAGATGAGAAGCAGGATGTGAATTTAGAATTTCATTTTCCCAAAAGTGTGAAAGCTCCTGTTGAAAAAGGTGAAAAAATAGGTTATGTGACAGTAAAAATAGGAGAAGAAAAAATTTGTGATGTTAATTGTGTAGCCTTAAAGAAGGTGGAACAAGAAGATTTTGGTTACAATTTTCAAAAGATAATAAAAAATTGGTTAAAGGTGCTAAATCCCTCTTGA
- a CDS encoding DUF1002 domain-containing protein, with protein MKRSIVSLLLILIGLTFTFLSTTFAFANEKEIVSLGADLTPKQQEEMMEYFGVNPNTTKVIKVTNEEERKYLKGLVPDKQIGSRAISSVYVKLLPQGEGIMVDTHNISWVSKEMYANAMVTAGIKDAKVVVAAPFDVSGTAALTGIMKAFEEATGEKLSDEAKKTANEELVITGTLGEKIGKDKAAELIQKVKEEVIAKKLADENEIANVIRDIAKQLNIKLTDEQISQIVQLMKKINQLNLNVEMIKKQLEKIGVDVDKIKKTVEENKGILKAILDAIKSFFDWLASLFK; from the coding sequence ATGAAAAGAAGCATAGTGTCTTTACTTTTAATTTTAATAGGGCTTACTTTTACATTTCTTTCAACCACTTTTGCCTTTGCAAATGAAAAAGAGATAGTAAGTTTAGGTGCAGACCTTACTCCTAAACAACAGGAAGAAATGATGGAATATTTTGGGGTCAATCCAAACACGACTAAAGTTATCAAGGTTACAAATGAGGAAGAAAGAAAATATTTAAAGGGATTGGTACCTGATAAACAGATAGGTAGCAGAGCCATTTCTTCAGTGTATGTGAAACTTCTCCCACAGGGAGAAGGAATTATGGTTGATACTCACAACATAAGCTGGGTCTCTAAAGAGATGTATGCCAATGCAATGGTGACAGCAGGCATTAAAGATGCAAAGGTGGTAGTAGCTGCTCCCTTTGATGTATCAGGCACGGCAGCTCTTACAGGGATAATGAAGGCATTTGAAGAAGCAACAGGGGAAAAATTAAGTGACGAGGCAAAAAAGACAGCTAATGAAGAATTGGTTATAACAGGTACTTTAGGGGAAAAGATAGGAAAAGATAAAGCAGCTGAACTTATTCAAAAGGTTAAAGAAGAAGTAATTGCAAAAAAACTTGCAGATGAAAATGAGATTGCAAATGTTATAAGGGATATTGCTAAACAGCTTAACATTAAACTAACTGATGAGCAGATATCTCAGATTGTACAACTTATGAAAAAGATAAATCAACTCAATCTAAATGTTGAAATGATAAAAAAGCAATTAGAGAAAATAGGGGTAGATGTTGATAAAATAAAGAAGACAGTAGAAGAGAACAAAGGTATATTAAAAGCAATTTTAGACGCTATAAAAAGCTTTTTCGATTGGTTGGCATCCCTTTTTAAATAA
- the scpB gene encoding SMC-Scp complex subunit ScpB, with the protein MSNEGKIEAILFAAGGPVKLRTLCEVVGLSQEEIVDVVNKLKEYYDRENRGLDIIFFEDKVQMCTNDNYGEIVRQALGLEIKQGLSQAALEVLAIIAYNQPITRAEIERIRGVKSDKAINTLLEYNLIKESGRALSAGRPILYTTTEDFLKYFGIKSLKELPQIEITP; encoded by the coding sequence ATGAGCAATGAAGGAAAAATAGAAGCTATATTGTTCGCAGCAGGGGGACCAGTAAAATTAAGAACCCTATGCGAAGTGGTAGGACTTTCTCAAGAGGAAATAGTAGATGTTGTAAATAAATTAAAAGAATATTACGACCGAGAAAATCGCGGTTTAGATATTATATTTTTTGAAGATAAAGTTCAAATGTGTACAAATGATAATTATGGAGAAATAGTTAGACAAGCTTTGGGATTAGAAATAAAACAAGGACTTTCTCAAGCAGCATTAGAGGTTTTGGCTATAATAGCTTATAATCAACCTATTACGAGGGCAGAAATTGAAAGAATAAGGGGGGTAAAAAGCGATAAAGCTATAAATACTTTGCTGGAGTATAATTTGATCAAGGAAAGTGGAAGGGCTTTATCTGCTGGTAGGCCAATACTGTACACTACTACAGAAGACTTTTTAAAGTATTTTGGAATTAAATCTTTAAAAGAATTGCCGCAAATCGAAATCACACCTTAA